A region from the Variovorax sp. V93 genome encodes:
- a CDS encoding GYD domain-containing protein yields MVTYIGMLNFTDKGIQSVKETTKRAAAAKETAQKLGVNMRDIYWTMGDCDVVCVLEADDEQALAAFSLAVAMQGNVRTRSLRAYTAGEMDGILAKLP; encoded by the coding sequence ATGGTGACCTATATCGGTATGCTGAACTTCACGGACAAGGGCATTCAGAGCGTCAAGGAAACCACCAAGCGCGCCGCTGCCGCCAAGGAAACCGCCCAAAAACTCGGCGTCAATATGCGCGATATCTACTGGACCATGGGCGACTGCGATGTGGTCTGCGTGCTGGAGGCCGACGATGAGCAGGCGCTGGCCGCATTCAGTCTGGCTGTCGCCATGCAGGGCAATGTGCGCACGCGCTCCCTGCGCGCCTACACCGCCGGGGAAATGGACGGGATCCTGGCCAAGCTGCCTTGA